One window of the Xiphophorus couchianus chromosome 12, X_couchianus-1.0, whole genome shotgun sequence genome contains the following:
- the rchy1 gene encoding RING finger and CHY zinc finger domain-containing protein 1, with amino-acid sequence MASSVGCQHYVRSCLLKAPCCGKLYVCRLCHDAEEDHQMDRFKVQEVLCSECETLQKAQKNCQQCHVQFGEYYCDICHLFDKDKKQYHCQPCGICRIGPREKYFHCQKCNLCLAQDLRGNHKCVENVSRQNCPVCMEDIHTSRIGAHVLPCGHLLHKTCFDDMVRTGAYRCPLCMHSAWNMEEHWEVMDKEIAQSPMPAEYQGATVKVICNDCQSHCTVPFHVLGMKCAECGSYNTAQDGGLMQQQRPPQPSDLHTENEPEPEDQPESQTSH; translated from the exons ATGGCTTCTTCCGTCGGCTGCCAGCATTATGTACGCAGCTGCCTCTTGAAA GCTCCATGCTGTGGGAAACTGTACGTGTGTCGGCTCTGCCACGATGCAGAGGAGGACCACCAGATGGACCGCTTCAAAGTCCAGGAGGTTCTGTGCTCCGAGTGTGAAACCCTGCAGAAG GCTCAGAAGAACTGTCAGCAGTGTCATGTGCAGTTTGGGGAGTATTACTGCGATATCTGTCACCTGTTTGACAAGGATAAGAAGCAGTACCACTGTCAGCCTTGTGGGATATGCAG GATCGGGCCCAGAGAGAAATACTTTCACTGTCAGAAGTGCAATTTGTGCTTAGCCCAGGACCTGAGAGGAAACCACAAG TGTGTCGAGAACGTATCAAGGCAGAACTGCCCAGTGTGCATGGAg GATATTCACACATCCCGGATTGGCGCTCACGTTCTTCCTTGCGGCCATCTTTTACACAA GACCTGCTTTGATGACATGGTCAGAACAGG cgCGTACCGCTGCCCTCTCTGCATGCATTCTGCCTGGAACATGGAGGAACACTGGGAAGTGATGGACAAAGAGATCGCTCAGTCACCAATGCCCGCTGAGTACCAGGGTGCCACTGTCAAA GTCATTTGTAACGACTGCCAGTCCCACTGCACCGTGCCTTTCCACGTGTTGGGGATGAAATGCGCTGAATGTGGCTCCTACAATACCGCGCAGGACGGAGGACTCATGCAGCAGCAGCGGCCGCCGCAGCCCTCGGACCTGCACACGGAGAACGAGCCGGAGCCGGAGGACCAACCCGAATCCCAGACGTCACATTAA